CATAAATGATCAATAGCAAAATGGACGCAACTATAACACTCGGACGAGGCCCCGAGTTTCTTTCTAAACAGGAAATCAACCTTTTAACCGATCAAAGTGAAACCGGCCTACATCACCGATTCCGGAACTGTGCGCTTGCTGTTCTGAACTGTGGTGGACCCACTGCAGACACCCTCGAGTTGCAAAAGCGCTATAAAGATTTTCAGATTGAAATCAAGCAAGCAGCTCGCGGCAATCTTCTAGTTCTTCAAAATGCTCCTGAGACTGCTTTTGTCGATGGAAATATCATATCCGGGCTCCAAGAAATGCTATTCGCTGTCTTGCGAGACACTGTTTACCCGTATTTGTTTGGCCCATCTGAGACTTCTGAACAGATTACCAATCTGGTGTTTCGAATGTTACGAAACGCTGAAATTTTTGATTCTAACGCCGAATCTAATCTAGTCGTTTGTTGGGGAGGGCACCGTATTAACAGAAATGAATACCAATATACCAAGGAGGTAGGCCATCAACTAGGGTTGCGGAATCTTGATATTTGCACTGGCTGTGGGGCAGGAGCCATGAAAGGCCCTATGAAAGGGGCCACGATAGGTCATGCTAAACAACGTAGGCGCGGAGGGAGGTATATCGGAATCAGTGAACATCAGATTATTGCAGCTGAATCTCCAAATCCGATTGTTAATGATTTATTAATTATGCCAGATATTGAAAAGCGCTTGGAAGCCTTCGTAAGACTTGGCCATGGCATCATAGTTTTTCCAGGAGGTGCTGGTACTGCTGAAGAAATACTTTATTTACTGGGTATTTTACTTCATCCAGACAATGAAGATCTTCCTCTCCCACTAATTTTTACAGGTCCAGAGAGTTGCCGGCCTTATTTTGAACAAGTCGACCGATTTATTGCTACTACACTTGGCCCAGATGCCTGCCGAAAATATAAACTCATCATTAACAACCC
The sequence above is drawn from the SAR324 cluster bacterium genome and encodes:
- the ppnN gene encoding nucleotide 5'-monophosphate nucleosidase PpnN; this encodes MDATITLGRGPEFLSKQEINLLTDQSETGLHHRFRNCALAVLNCGGPTADTLELQKRYKDFQIEIKQAARGNLLVLQNAPETAFVDGNIISGLQEMLFAVLRDTVYPYLFGPSETSEQITNLVFRMLRNAEIFDSNAESNLVVCWGGHRINRNEYQYTKEVGHQLGLRNLDICTGCGAGAMKGPMKGATIGHAKQRRRGGRYIGISEHQIIAAESPNPIVNDLLIMPDIEKRLEAFVRLGHGIIVFPGGAGTAEEILYLLGILLHPDNEDLPLPLIFTGPESCRPYFEQVDRFIATTLGPDACRKYKLIINNPIMVAQEMKLGLQAVQKFRESSQIPQYFNWGLHIQEEFQHAFEPTHENMKKLEIHQDQPRHLLAANLRKAFSGIVCGNVKESGRIAIAQEGPYEIYGDLEIMHHLDELLEVFQNQGRMRPLESQGPATYRVVRKE